The following coding sequences lie in one Vitis vinifera cultivar Pinot Noir 40024 chromosome 19, ASM3070453v1 genomic window:
- the LOC104877600 gene encoding retrovirus-related Pol polyprotein from transposon RE1 has product MITFVFLVVYALFIYLLMSDINYQGPPTIVPLGCKWVYSVKVRSDGSLDRYKARLVALGNNQEYGVNYEETFAPVAKMTTVRTILALAASSDWPLHQMDVKNAFLHGDLKECIYMKPPPGLFPSPTSHVCKLRRSLYGLKQAPRAWFEKFRTTLLQFSFRQSKYDTSLFLRKSDMGIVVLLVYVDDIVITGSDSALLGQLKTHLSESFHMKDLGPLTYFLGLEVHHSPSGISLNQHKYASDLVATAGLQGATSVDTPMELNVKLRKEEGDLLADPSLYRKLVGSLVYLTITRPDISFAVQQVSQFLQTPRHLHLAAVRRIIRYVQGTSTRGLFFLAGNSTRLAAYSDADWAGCADTRRSITGWCVFLGDALISWKSKKQDRVSKSSTILSTGRCLLLVLKSFGFEVCLRS; this is encoded by the coding sequence ATGATCACCTTCGTATTTTTGGTTGTGTATGCTTTGTTCATTTACCTCCTCATGAGCGACATAAATTATCAAGGTCCTCCCACTATTGTTCCTctgggttgcaaatgggtttacTCAGTCAAGGTCCGATCTGATGGAAGTTTGGATCGTTACAAAGCTCGGCTTGTTGCACTTGGGAATAATCAGGAATATGGTGTCAATTATGAAGAGACCTTTGCTCCTGTGGCTAAAATGACTACTGTTCGTACGATTCTAGCTCTTGCTGCTTCCAGTGATTGGCCAttacatcagatggatgtaaaaaatgcttttcttcatggggatcttaaaGAGTGTATTTATATGAAGCCACCCCCGGGATTGTTTCCCTCTCCGACTTCACATGTGTGTAAGCTTCGTCGCtctctttatggtctcaaacaggCTCCGAGGGCCTGGTTTGAGAAATTCCGCACCactttattacaattttcattcaggCAGAGCAAGTATGACACTTCCTTGTTTCTTCGGAAATCAGACATGGgtattgttgttcttttggtttatgttgatgatattgtgatCACTGGTTCCGATTCTGCTTTACTTGGTCAGCTCAAAACTCATCTCTCCGAGTCctttcatatgaaagatcttgggcCTCTCACATATTTTCTTGGTCTTGAGGTGCATCATAGTCCCTCTGGTATTTCCCTCAATCAACATAAGTATGCGAGTGACTTGGTGGCTACAGCTGGTCTACAAGGGGCTACTTCTGTTGATACTCCCATGGAATTAAATGTCAAGCTTCGCAAAGAGGAGGGCGACTTACTTGCTGATCCCAGTTTATACAGGAAGTTGGTGGGTAGCCTTgtttatctcaccattactagaCCGGACATTTCTTTTGCTGTACAGCAAGTCAGCCAGTTCCTTCAGACTCCTCGTCATCTTCATTTGGCTGCTGTTCGTAGGATCATACGCTATGTTCAAGGCACTTCTACTCGTGGCTTGTTCTTCCTTGCAGGCAATTCTACTCGCCTTGCTGCTTAtagtgatgctgattgggctggtTGTGCGGATACCCGTCGCTCCATCACTGGTTGGTGTGTGTTCTTAGGAGATGCATTGAtatcttggaaaagtaagaagcaagacaGAGTCTCTAAGTCATCTACGATTCTGAGTACCGGGCGATGTCTCTTGCTTGTTctgaaatcatttggcttcgagGTTTGCTTGCGGAGTTAG
- the LOC100245205 gene encoding uncharacterized protein LOC100245205: MGDERERLLRKNKFQRSISYAQDELQSFRSWLRWMCVDQSTISTGCLSWSVFILLAIAVPVMSHFLLACSSCDAKHQRPYDAVVQLSLSSVAVLSFLCLSRFIRNYGLRRFLFFDKLRDESEMVRKNYTEQLNRSMKILSLFVLPCFAAEATYKIWWYSSGRSRIPFLGNVYVSDVIACTLELCSWLYRTSVFFLVCVLFRLICHLQILRLQDFARVFQAESDVESVLKEHLRIRRHLRIISHRNRVFILFALMFVTASQFASLLSTTRSRADVNMFTAGELALCSITLVTGLMVLFRSATKITHKAQAITCLAAKWHVCATIDSFESNEPESPRIQIPCPRPFPSRASNENDVESDGEDAGDEEDDVDSTKLIPAYASSTISFQKRQALVVYFENNRAGITVYGFMLDRTSLNTIFMIEMSLVLWLLGKTIGIS; the protein is encoded by the exons ATGGGCGATGAGAGAGAACGCTTGTTGAGGAAGAACAAGTTCCAACGAAGCATCTCATACGCGCAAGACGAGCTTCAGAGCTTCCGGTCATGGCTCCGATGGATGTGCGTCGACCAATCCACGATCTCCACGGGGTGTCTCTCCTGGTCCGTCTTCATCCTCCTCGCCATCGCCGTGCCTGTGATGTCTCATTTCTTGCTGGCCTGTTCCAGCTGCGATGCCAAGCATCAGCGCCCCTACGATGCCGTTGTGCAGCTGTCGCTCAGCAGCGTCGCAGTACTCTCCTTTTTGTGCCTCTCGCGGTTCATCAGGAATTATGGCCTTCGGAGGTTTCTCTTCTTTGATAAGCTTCGGGATGAAAGCGAGATGGTGAGGAAGAACTACACGGAACAGCTCAAT AGATCAATGAAGATCCTCTCGCTCTTCGTCCTCCCATGCTTCGCTGCCGAGGCTACATACAAAATATGGTGGTACAGCAGCGGACGGAGCCGCATCCCATTCTTGGGAAACGTGTACGTGAGCGATGTCATTGCGTGCACCCTGGAGCTATGCTCCTGGCTCTACCGCACATCAGTCTTCTTCTTGGTGTGCGTCCTCTTCCGTCTCATCTGCCACCTCCAGATCCTACGTTTACAGGATTTCGCTCGGGTGTTCCAGGCGGAATCAGACGTGGAGTCGGTGTTGAAGGAGCACCTGCGCATCAGGAGGCATCTCCGAATCATCAGCCATAGGAACCGTGTGTTTATCCTATTTGCTCTCATGTTCGTCACCGCCAGTCAATTCGCTTCCCTCCTCAGTACCACTCGCTCTCGCGCCGACGTCAATATGTTCACCGCCGGTGAACTTGCG CTGTGCTCCATCACACTTGTCACAGGACTGATGGTGTTGTTCCGGAGTGCAACGAAGATCACACACAAGGCGCAGGCCATCACGTGCCTTGCTGCCAAGTGGCACGTGTGCGCCACAATAGACTCATTTGAATCCAACGAACCCGAGAGTCCAAGGATCCAGATTCCCTGTCCACGACCCTTTCCTTCCAGAGCGAGTAATGAGAACGATGTTGAATCAGACGGCGAAGACGCTGGTGATGAAGAAGATGACGTGGATAGTACCAAACTCATCCCGGCCTATGCCAGCAGTACCATCTCCTTCCAGAAAAGACAGGCTCTAG TGGTATATTTTGAGAACAACAGGGCAGGGATAACGGTGTACGGATTCATGTTGGACAGGACATCGCTGAACACCATATTCATGATAGAGATGTCCTTGGTCCTCTGGTTGCTTGGGAAGACCATTGGAATTTCCTGA